TCACGTGGCCGAAGGCGTGCGTTGCGCGCAGGCAGTCCTCGCGATTGCTCGTGCGCATGCGATCGAGATGCCGATCACGCAGGCGGTCTGTGCCGTGCTGTTCGACGGCGTGGCGCCGCGCGACGCCGTCAGCGCCCTGCTGCGGCGCGACTCCAAAGCTGAATAAGCCTTGTCTTTCAGCCGTTTAGCGCGCAAAAGCGCTGAACGGCTGCCTGCTCTCGCTGTCCACGTTTTTATCGACGCTTCGGATCAGCGAGGTTCCCATGCTCAGATTCAATCGTTGCACGCTGGACGCATGCGTGGTCGATATCACCACGCTCGCCGTGGATGCGATCGTCAATGCCGCGAACACGTCGTTATTGGGCGGAGGCGGCGTTGACGGCGCGATTCATCGCGCGGCCGGCAAGGCGTTGCTGCGCGAGTGCGAGACGTTAGGCGGCTGCGCGACCGGCGACGCGAAGCTGACCGCCGGCTATCGTCTGCCGGCCAAACACGTGATTCACGCCGTCGGCCCGGTCTGGCGCGGCGGGGCGCATGGCGAGGCCGACTTGCTGGCTTCGTGCTATCAGCGCTCGCTCGAGGTGGCGCGCGAAGCGCAGTGCAAGAGCATTGCGTTTCCCGCGATCAGTTGCGGCATCTACCATTTTCCTGCTGACGAGGCCGTGCGGATCGCGGTCGGCACGGTGCTCGACACGTTGCCGCGTGCGCCGCAAATCGAACGGGTGGTGTTCGCCTGTTTCGACGACGCCATGTTCGCGCGCTACGAAGCCGAATTGAAACTCCGTCAGGCGCCGCCGTCGAAGCCGGTTTGACGCCACGCTTCAAACACCACGACCGCGACGGTATTCGACAGATTCAGGCTGCGGTTGCCTGGCCGCATGGGCAAGCGCACGCGTTGCTCGTTGGCGAACTGATCGAGCACCGAGTCAGGCAGGCCGCGCGTCTCGGCGCCGAACACAAACCAGTCGCCGGATTGAAAGGCGTGCTCGTGAAAGCGTCCCGAGCCGCGCGTGGTGAAGGCAAACATGCGCGCCGGGTCCGGCGATTCCTTGGCGATAAACGCCGCCCAATCGGCATGCACGTTCATTTGCGCGTACTCGTGATAGTCGAGGCCGGCGCGGCGCAACTTGGCGTCGTCGAGTGGAAAGCCGAGCGGCTCGATCAGATGCAGCCGTGCGCCGGTGTTGGCGCACAGGCGGATCACGTTGCCGGTGTTGGGCGGGATTTCCGGTTCTACGAGAACGACATTGAACATGGTGAGCTCAGGTGGAGACTAGTTTTTCGGTGTGCGCAGCGCGACGAAGTTGGTGACTCGCCGCGCACCGGCGGCCTTCAGCGTGCGCGCTAGCGCTTCGAGCGTGGCGCCGGTCGTCATCACATCGTCGACGATGCCGACGTGCAGGCCTTGCACCGACCCGGCGACCTTGAAAGCGCGGCCTACGTTCAGACGACGGGCGTCGAGGTCGAGTCGCGACTGCGGCGCGGTGTGAATCACGCGATCCAGCAAGATTGCGTCGCTGCGCACTGTCAGCGCGCGGGCCAGCGGCCTGGCGATCTGCCAGGCCTGGTTGTAGCCGCGCTCGGTGAGCCGTTTTCTGGCAAGCGGCACGGGCGCGATCACATCCGGCCATTCGGCACAGTCTTGCCAGGAATCCTGTGCAAGACGCGCGAGGCGTTGTGCGAACTCGCGCGCCAGCATCAGCCGGGCGCGAAATTTCAGGCCGACCGCGAGCGTGTCGAGCGGCGCCCGGTAGTCGGCGAGGGCGAAGGTCGCGTCGAACGGTGGCGGCTCGCCGATGCAATCCGCGCAGCGATATTGCGTGTGCGCCGCCCATCGCGAACTGGATAACGGCACGGCGCAGACGGTGCAGCGCAAGCGGCTTTCGTTCCAGTAGGCTGCGTCGCAACCGGCGCACAGCGTCGTATGCGACAAATTGCCGCATAACGCGCAGAGGTTCGGCAACGCGGCGTGCCTCACGCGCGGCCACGCTGAATGCAAGCCGCTCGCGAAACGCGCGAATCTGCCGCCGGAAAATGACGAATTGGGTCGGAATGGCACGGTGGGACCGCCCGCGAAGGCCTTTCACGCTGAATGGAAGGAAGCGAGCGAGTATACTTCCTGCTTCACGCCAGCACGACACCCATGTCCCCAACTTCCGCTCAAACAGGCCGTCCGGCCTATGATTCCCGGCGCCTCCGGCGGATCTTCGACCGTCGCGCAGCGACTTTCGACGACGTCGCGTTCCTGCCGCGCGAGATCGCGCAACGTATGCGCGAGCGCCTCGACTTCATCAAGGTCACGCCGGCAAGCGTGCTCGACGCCGGCTGCGGCGCGGGCGAAGACATTCCCGCTTTGCGCGAGCGCTTTCCCGAAGCGCCGGTGTTCGGCACCGATCTTTCTCACGGCATGCTCACGCGCGCGCTCCAGCACGATTCCGGCGACACGAGCTGGCGGCGGTTTCTGCCGGCATCGCTTGGCAAGGCGCTCGGCGCCCGCGGTCCGCGCTTCGCGCAAGCCGACTTTTCGGCGCTGCCGTTCGCGGCCGGCGCGTTCGAATTCATCTGGTCCAATCTGGCGCTGCACTGGCACTCGCGGCCCGATCTCGTGTTTCCCGAGTGGCAGCGTGTGCTGAAAGTCAACGGCCTGCTGATGTTCAGCACGCTCGGTCCCGACTCGCTCAAGGAGTTGCGTGGCGCGTATGCCGAAATCGAGGCCGCGCACGGCGTCGCCTCGCGCAAGCATGTGATCGACTTCGTCGACATGCACGATCTCGGCGATATGCTGGTCGAAAGCGGCTTCGAGATTCCCGTGATGGACCAGGAAGTCCTCACCATTACCTATAAGTCGCCGCAGTCGCTGCTCGCCGACGTGCGCCGCTGGGGCGCCTATCCGTTCGAGCGCGAAGCGTCGTCGAGCGCCGCCGCACGCCGGCTGCACAAGGCTTTGCTCGCGGCCCTCGAAGCCCGCCGGCGCACCGACGGCACGATCGCGCTGACCTTCGAAGTGATCTACGGACACGCATGGAAAGCCGTGCCGCGCACCACGGCCGAAGGTCATGGCATCGTGCGAATCGAGGACATCGGACGAGGTTCGTCGAGGAATCGGTGAGGAATCGGCGAGGCGGTAAGAGGACACCTGTTATGTCTGAAATTACCGCTTCAAAAGACGCGCAAAAGGTGCGTCAAAACGGCGCGGAGGCTTGTCGCGCCTGGCTTGTGGGCCAATTGAGGCTTGCTTGTGGATGCTATGGATCGCGCCTATAATGCGTCAGTTTGTCGCCCGGAGTTCCCACATTTGGGGCGGCAGGCCCGAGGCACAGGGCAGCAAGATAAGATGGCGCGGCGGTGATCGAGCGGCTGGAATAATGGTCGCGAAGATTGGCCGCTGGCGGCGATTGGAGACAATCGGCGGGAGGCAGCGATGGAAGCATCAGATCTGCTGGCGGATTCAGAACCAGTTCTCAAAGACTGGACGATGAAACGCAACTGTTCGATATCGCCGCGGCAGTTCGTGTATTTCTACGTGTCGCTTGCGTTGTTCTCGTTGGCAATTGCTTTCATGCTGGTTCTGGTCGGCGCCTGGCTGGTGTTGCCGTTCACCGGTATCGAATTGCTGGCGGTGGGCATCGCGTTTGCCATATATGCGCGTCATGCTGTGGATTACGAGCGCATCCGGTTGTTTCAGAACCGGCTCGTCGTCGAGCAGATCAGCGCCGAGCAGCTCACGCAGTTCGAGTTCAATCCGCGCTGGGTGCGAATCGAGGCGGGCGCAACACCGCGTGACCAGATCAAACTGGTCTCGCGCGGGCAGACGATCATGATCGGGCAACATCTCGCGCAGTATCGGCGCGCGCAGTTCGCAGGCGAATTGCGTATGTGGCTCACGCGTTGTTAGACGCGTGGGGTCGCGCGCGGTTCACGGGGAGCGCGAGGCAAGCTGCCAGCGGGGTCGAGGGTTTGAATGGAAAATTTGGGTAAGGAAGCTATGAAAACAATCAAGCGAGCCCTCATGGGCGTGCTGGCGATGAGCGGACTGCTTTTCGCCGGTGCGGCCCTGGCAGTGGGCGATGTTCCGGGCGGCCCTGCCGTCAACGAGATCAATCTCCAGCCGCCTGCGACGAAGATCGCTGAGGAGCTCTTCAGCCTCCACATGTTCATGCTGGTTCTTTGCCTGGTCATCTTCGTCGGCGTGTTCGGCGTGATGTTCTATTCGATCTTTGCTCACCGCAAATCGAAAGGCCACAAGGCTTCCAACTTCCACGAAAGCACTACCGTCGAAATCATCTGGACGATCGTGCCGTTCATCATCGTCGTGCTGATGGCGCTGCCCGCCACCAAGACGGTGGTCGCGATGAAAGACACCACCAACGCCGACGTCACCATCAAGGTCACCGGCTACCAGTGGAAATGGGGCTACGACTACGTGAAGGGCCCGGGCGAGGGCATCAACTTCCTGTCCACGCTGGCCACGCCGCGTGCGGAAACCGATGGCCGCGAACCGATTTCCACCACGTATCTGCAGGAAGTCGACAATCCGCTGGTCGTCCCGGTCGACAAGAAAATCCGCATCATCACCACCGCGAACGACGTGGTCCACTCCTGGTACGTGCCGGCTTTCGGCGTGAAGCAGGACGCGATTCCGGGCTTCGTGCGCGACACGTGGTTCAAGGCTGACAAGGTCGGCACGTTCCGCGGCTTTTGTACCGAGCTGTGCGGCAAGGAACACGCGTTCATGCCGGTCGTGGTCGAAGTGCTGTCCGCCGACGACTACGCGAAGTGGGTCGACACGCAGAAGAAGAAAATGGCCGCCGGGCAGGACGACCCGAACAAGACCTACACGATGGCCGAGCTGATGGAGCGCGGCGGCAAGGTCTACGCGGCGAACTGCGCCGTCTGCCACCAGCCGACCGGCAAGGGCGCAGGCGCATTCCCGGCGCTCGACGGCAGCAAGATCGCCAACGGCGCGATCGCCGAACATGTCAGCCTGGTGCTGAAGGGCAAGAACGCGATGCCGTCGTGGGCGCCTACGCTGAACGACGTCGAAATCGCTTCGGTGGTCACGTACGAACGTAACTCGTGGGGCAACCACAC
The nucleotide sequence above comes from Paraburkholderia aromaticivorans. Encoded proteins:
- a CDS encoding DUF2244 domain-containing protein gives rise to the protein MEASDLLADSEPVLKDWTMKRNCSISPRQFVYFYVSLALFSLAIAFMLVLVGAWLVLPFTGIELLAVGIAFAIYARHAVDYERIRLFQNRLVVEQISAEQLTQFEFNPRWVRIEAGATPRDQIKLVSRGQTIMIGQHLAQYRRAQFAGELRMWLTRC
- a CDS encoding methyltransferase domain-containing protein, coding for MSPTSAQTGRPAYDSRRLRRIFDRRAATFDDVAFLPREIAQRMRERLDFIKVTPASVLDAGCGAGEDIPALRERFPEAPVFGTDLSHGMLTRALQHDSGDTSWRRFLPASLGKALGARGPRFAQADFSALPFAAGAFEFIWSNLALHWHSRPDLVFPEWQRVLKVNGLLMFSTLGPDSLKELRGAYAEIEAAHGVASRKHVIDFVDMHDLGDMLVESGFEIPVMDQEVLTITYKSPQSLLADVRRWGAYPFEREASSSAAARRLHKALLAALEARRRTDGTIALTFEVIYGHAWKAVPRTTAEGHGIVRIEDIGRGSSRNR
- a CDS encoding O-acetyl-ADP-ribose deacetylase, with protein sequence MLRFNRCTLDACVVDITTLAVDAIVNAANTSLLGGGGVDGAIHRAAGKALLRECETLGGCATGDAKLTAGYRLPAKHVIHAVGPVWRGGAHGEADLLASCYQRSLEVAREAQCKSIAFPAISCGIYHFPADEAVRIAVGTVLDTLPRAPQIERVVFACFDDAMFARYEAELKLRQAPPSKPV
- the coxB gene encoding cytochrome c oxidase subunit II, giving the protein MENLGKEAMKTIKRALMGVLAMSGLLFAGAALAVGDVPGGPAVNEINLQPPATKIAEELFSLHMFMLVLCLVIFVGVFGVMFYSIFAHRKSKGHKASNFHESTTVEIIWTIVPFIIVVLMALPATKTVVAMKDTTNADVTIKVTGYQWKWGYDYVKGPGEGINFLSTLATPRAETDGREPISTTYLQEVDNPLVVPVDKKIRIITTANDVVHSWYVPAFGVKQDAIPGFVRDTWFKADKVGTFRGFCTELCGKEHAFMPVVVEVLSADDYAKWVDTQKKKMAAGQDDPNKTYTMAELMERGGKVYAANCAVCHQPTGKGAGAFPALDGSKIANGAIAEHVSLVLKGKNAMPSWAPTLNDVEIASVVTYERNSWGNHTGDILQPKQVADARNGKLPEGGNHLADAGAAASGAEAASGAAASGAEAATAPAAAGSDSGATQAALPASIYFDTGKSTLPADAKAAVDAAAAYAKAHPDAKFTLSGFTDATGSADLNAKLAKSRAEAVRDALKAAGIAEDHIILKKPETITGGSDAKEARRVQISPAA
- a CDS encoding ComF family protein, yielding MPFRPNSSFSGGRFARFASGLHSAWPRVRHAALPNLCALCGNLSHTTLCAGCDAAYWNESRLRCTVCAVPLSSSRWAAHTQYRCADCIGEPPPFDATFALADYRAPLDTLAVGLKFRARLMLAREFAQRLARLAQDSWQDCAEWPDVIAPVPLARKRLTERGYNQAWQIARPLARALTVRSDAILLDRVIHTAPQSRLDLDARRLNVGRAFKVAGSVQGLHVGIVDDVMTTGATLEALARTLKAAGARRVTNFVALRTPKN
- the trmL gene encoding tRNA (uridine(34)/cytosine(34)/5-carboxymethylaminomethyluridine(34)-2'-O)-methyltransferase TrmL; protein product: MFNVVLVEPEIPPNTGNVIRLCANTGARLHLIEPLGFPLDDAKLRRAGLDYHEYAQMNVHADWAAFIAKESPDPARMFAFTTRGSGRFHEHAFQSGDWFVFGAETRGLPDSVLDQFANEQRVRLPMRPGNRSLNLSNTVAVVVFEAWRQTGFDGGA